The following coding sequences lie in one Oncorhynchus gorbuscha isolate QuinsamMale2020 ecotype Even-year linkage group LG10, OgorEven_v1.0, whole genome shotgun sequence genomic window:
- the LOC124045286 gene encoding protein LBH-like: MTEVMNTQEPVIKDFSVAGAASGDQGISFQIFPDTHERNPKLSKRLPSIVVEPSDGGNVESGELRWPPMDPNSVEAPGGMQPHKHTPLQTTQDQAADEDLHHGVQNSSEVVYGAVVEESN, from the exons ATGACTGAGGTGATGAACACACAGGAACCTGTGATAAAGGACTTCAGTGTAGCTGGAGCAGCATCAGGGGATCAGGGCATATCCTTTCAG ATTTTCCCAGATACCCATGAGCGGAATCCCAAGCTGTCCAAGAGACTTCCCTCTATTGTGGTGGAGCCCTCTGATGGGGGCAATGTGGAAAGCGGGGAGCTCCGCTGGCCCCCTATGGATCCCAACTCTGTAGAGGCCCCAGGCGGGATGCAGCCCCACAAACACACTCCTCTTCAGACCACACAGGACCAGGCCGCAG ATGAAGATCTGCATCACGGGGTGCAGAACAGCAGTGAAGTGGTGTATGGGGCCGTAGTGGAGGAATCTAACTGA